Proteins from one Caulobacter sp. 73W genomic window:
- a CDS encoding DUF3309 family protein produces MLGTILIIILILALIGALPSWGYSRSWGYFPSGGLGLVLVIIIILVLIGRI; encoded by the coding sequence ATGCTCGGCACCATCCTGATCATCATCCTGATCCTGGCCCTTATCGGCGCGCTGCCCTCGTGGGGATATTCGCGCTCGTGGGGCTATTTCCCCTCGGGCGGCCTGGGCCTCGTCCTGGTGATCATCATCATCCTGGTGCTGATCGGCAGGATCTAG
- a CDS encoding sialidase family protein, translating to MNKAITIILAAGAAALALASSPQAAPYGVAPDLFKSELPDLGLKPAPETATFTVFAPTERTDRFSNGVVLIPFKGRLYAQWQSSARDEDSADTWVAYSVSGDGLTWTPPRTLAPAGTAGLMRSSGGWWTDGQVLVAYANVWPEGFQSGAGGYAEYRTSRDGETWSAPRRVMGADGKPVEGVIEQDPHRIDGRVMTAFHLRPGMIAKPFFTDDPLGVGGWTEGRMTSLPRDTSSAAAAHEKKLSREIEPSLFRRADGCAVMVFRDEELSFRQLASESCDRGATWTTPALTAMPDSRAKQSAGNLPGGGAYLINAPNSDRPRMPLAVTVSPDGRVFDRSWLLRGKGDLQPLRFEGRYKRPGYHYPKSVVWNGWLYVGYAANKEDVQVTRVPVASLGR from the coding sequence ATGAATAAGGCGATCACGATCATCCTGGCGGCGGGGGCGGCGGCCCTCGCCCTGGCGAGCAGTCCCCAGGCCGCGCCCTACGGCGTCGCGCCGGACCTGTTCAAGTCCGAGTTGCCGGACCTTGGCCTCAAGCCTGCGCCGGAGACTGCGACTTTCACCGTCTTCGCGCCGACCGAGCGGACCGACCGGTTCAGCAACGGCGTGGTGCTGATCCCCTTCAAGGGACGCCTTTACGCCCAGTGGCAAAGCTCCGCCCGGGACGAGGATTCCGCCGACACCTGGGTCGCCTACAGCGTCAGCGGCGACGGCCTGACCTGGACCCCGCCCAGGACCCTGGCGCCCGCCGGGACGGCCGGTCTGATGCGGTCCAGTGGCGGCTGGTGGACGGACGGCCAGGTGCTGGTCGCCTACGCCAATGTCTGGCCCGAGGGCTTCCAGTCCGGCGCCGGCGGCTATGCCGAGTACCGCACCAGCCGCGACGGCGAGACCTGGAGCGCGCCGCGCCGCGTCATGGGCGCGGACGGCAAGCCCGTCGAAGGCGTGATCGAGCAGGACCCGCACCGGATCGACGGACGGGTGATGACCGCTTTCCACCTGCGTCCCGGCATGATCGCCAAGCCGTTCTTCACCGACGATCCCCTGGGCGTCGGCGGCTGGACCGAAGGGCGGATGACCAGTCTGCCGCGCGATACGTCCAGCGCCGCCGCCGCCCACGAGAAGAAGCTGAGCCGCGAGATCGAACCCAGTCTGTTCCGCCGCGCCGACGGCTGCGCGGTCATGGTGTTCCGCGACGAAGAGCTGAGCTTCCGCCAACTGGCGTCCGAAAGCTGCGACCGGGGCGCGACCTGGACGACGCCGGCCCTGACCGCCATGCCGGACTCCCGCGCCAAGCAGAGCGCAGGTAATCTACCGGGCGGCGGCGCCTATCTGATCAACGCCCCCAACAGCGATCGCCCGCGCATGCCGCTGGCCGTGACCGTCAGCCCAGACGGTCGCGTCTTCGACCGCAGCTGGCTGCTGCGCGGCAAGGGTGACCTGCAGCCCCTGCGGTTCGAGGGGCGGTACAAGCGGCCCGGCTATCACTATCCCAAGAGCGTGGTCTGGAACGGCTGGCTCTACGTGGGCTACGCGGCCAACAAGGAAGACGTGCAGGTCACCCGCGTCCCGGTGGCTTCGCTGGGGCGATAG
- a CDS encoding entericidin EcnA/B family protein — protein MRKILVPAALLAVLLTTAACNTISGVGRDVTAAGRAVTGTAEDAKR, from the coding sequence ATGCGCAAGATTCTCGTCCCCGCCGCCCTGCTCGCCGTCCTGCTGACGACGGCCGCCTGCAACACAATCTCGGGCGTGGGCCGCGACGTCACCGCCGCCGGCCGCGCGGTGACGGGCACCGCCGAAGACGCCAAGCGCTAG
- a CDS encoding Crp/Fnr family transcriptional regulator, with the protein MDANLFLAALNSADEKRLSRILRRVSLSQDEIAAIEYQPMERVILPIDCILSVLAVMRDGRQVETRTIGCESGYGLLHALGSPLSFERLLVQVAGDAWVTTLSDLRAAAQASPTLTEQIVRYAQATLIQSAQSTACNALHNVEQRMSRWLLMTQSRLGGSVVPLTQEHLSIMLGVQRTTVTATATVLKTRGLIAYSRGKIRILDQEGLKRVACECFSTIDAATEMMRHG; encoded by the coding sequence ATGGACGCCAACCTATTTCTCGCCGCACTGAACTCTGCTGATGAAAAGCGGCTGAGCCGCATCCTGCGCCGAGTCAGCCTCTCCCAGGACGAGATCGCCGCCATCGAGTACCAGCCGATGGAACGGGTGATCCTGCCGATCGACTGCATCCTGTCGGTGCTGGCGGTGATGCGCGACGGCCGTCAAGTCGAGACGCGGACCATCGGCTGCGAGAGCGGCTATGGCCTGCTGCACGCCCTGGGCTCGCCGCTCTCGTTCGAACGACTGCTCGTTCAGGTGGCGGGCGATGCATGGGTCACGACCTTGAGCGACCTTCGCGCGGCGGCGCAGGCCTCCCCCACCCTGACCGAGCAGATCGTGCGCTACGCCCAGGCGACCCTGATCCAGTCGGCGCAATCGACCGCCTGCAACGCACTCCATAATGTCGAGCAGCGCATGAGCCGCTGGCTGCTGATGACGCAGAGCCGGCTGGGCGGCTCCGTCGTGCCCCTGACCCAGGAGCACCTGTCGATCATGCTGGGCGTGCAGCGGACCACGGTGACCGCCACGGCCACCGTCCTGAAGACGCGCGGCCTGATCGCCTATAGCCGGGGAAAGATCCGCATCCTCGACCAGGAGGGCCTGAAGCGCGTCGCCTGCGAATGCTTCTCGACCATAGACGCCGCGACAGAAATGATGCGTCACGGATAA
- a CDS encoding DUF5985 family protein, whose translation MSGEPITTAFVSGALTVGYLMAGLFFLRFWARTRDRLFLAFAAAFALMATNQALPTLLNVHREEASWIYLLRLAAFCLIIAAILGKNLGGRRG comes from the coding sequence GTGAGCGGCGAACCCATCACGACCGCCTTCGTCTCCGGCGCCCTGACCGTCGGCTACCTGATGGCGGGCCTGTTCTTCCTGCGCTTCTGGGCCAGGACGCGAGACCGGCTGTTCCTGGCCTTCGCGGCGGCCTTCGCCCTGATGGCCACCAACCAGGCCCTGCCGACCCTGCTGAACGTCCATCGCGAGGAGGCCAGCTGGATCTACCTGCTGCGCCTGGCGGCCTTCTGCCTGATCATCGCAGCGATCCTGGGCAAGAACCTCGGCGGTCGCCGGGGCTAG
- a CDS encoding MmcQ/YjbR family DNA-binding protein, with protein sequence MTPQAFHDACMALPAATMTVQWGDDQVYKVGGKMFAVAGPGAGKGGYSFKASDLAFEVMTENGMARPAPYLARAKWVWFESLDDHDAAEVADWLKTAHALVAAKLTKAARKDLGLL encoded by the coding sequence GTGACCCCGCAGGCGTTTCACGACGCCTGCATGGCCCTGCCGGCGGCGACCATGACCGTCCAGTGGGGCGACGACCAGGTCTACAAGGTCGGCGGCAAGATGTTCGCCGTCGCCGGACCGGGCGCGGGGAAGGGAGGCTATTCGTTCAAGGCCTCGGACCTGGCGTTCGAAGTCATGACGGAAAACGGCATGGCCAGGCCCGCGCCCTATCTGGCCCGCGCCAAGTGGGTGTGGTTCGAGAGCCTGGACGATCATGACGCCGCCGAGGTCGCTGACTGGCTGAAGACTGCCCACGCCCTGGTCGCCGCCAAGCTGACCAAGGCGGCGCGCAAGGACCTAGGACTTCTCTGA
- a CDS encoding DUF983 domain-containing protein, giving the protein MTAIRRGLAHKCPACGQGRLYRRYLKVDHDCETCGHELGRYPADDGPAYVTILIVGHLIVAPLLFFPFVWEWPVAVTIPLTLIPLAGLTLLLLPRIKGAFIGLLWHVGLRRHEDAPS; this is encoded by the coding sequence ATGACTGCCATCCGGCGGGGACTGGCGCACAAGTGCCCGGCCTGCGGGCAAGGGCGGCTCTATCGCCGCTATCTCAAGGTCGACCACGATTGCGAGACCTGCGGCCACGAACTCGGCCGTTATCCCGCCGATGACGGTCCCGCCTATGTGACCATCCTGATCGTCGGCCACCTCATCGTCGCGCCGCTGCTGTTCTTCCCCTTCGTGTGGGAGTGGCCGGTGGCGGTCACCATTCCTCTGACGCTGATCCCGCTGGCCGGGCTGACCCTGCTGCTGCTGCCGCGGATCAAGGGGGCGTTCATCGGCCTGCTGTGGCACGTCGGCCTGCGCCGCCACGAGGACGCGCCGAGCTAG
- a CDS encoding MFS transporter: MSETGVADGGEAVPPASVTLTPQARLKAILGGSAGNLVEWYDWFAYSSFSLYFAPVFFPKGDQTAQLLQAAAIFAVGFLARPLGAWMMGVYADRAGRRAALSLSVPMMCAGALVIAVTPGFASIGAAAPLILLLARILQGLSVGGEYGASATYMSEMAGKARRGFWSSFQYVTLIAGQLIALGVLILLQRVMPADALADWGWRIPFFIGAALAVIVFWIRRGLEESAAFTNAAAPAEKRGKTMMLFRHHPRETLMILGLTAGGSLGFYAFTTYMQKFLVNTSGFSKTEATEISAGALFCFMAAQPLVGWLSDKVGRKTMLVGAFGLGTVLTWPIMTAIASTDSAWAAFGLMLSALLILSGYTAISAVIKAELFPVHVRALGVALPYALANAVFGGTAESVALLFKQQGAETGFYIYVAAIMGVALVVSLVLKDTAKHSRIVED; the protein is encoded by the coding sequence ATGTCTGAAACGGGCGTCGCCGACGGCGGAGAAGCCGTACCCCCCGCGTCCGTGACCCTGACCCCGCAGGCGCGCCTGAAGGCGATCCTGGGCGGGTCGGCGGGCAACCTAGTCGAGTGGTACGACTGGTTCGCCTACTCGTCCTTTTCCCTCTATTTCGCGCCCGTCTTCTTCCCCAAGGGCGACCAGACCGCCCAGTTGCTGCAGGCGGCGGCGATCTTCGCCGTGGGCTTCCTGGCGCGGCCGCTAGGCGCGTGGATGATGGGCGTCTACGCCGACCGCGCCGGCCGTCGCGCCGCCCTGTCGCTGTCGGTGCCCATGATGTGCGCCGGGGCCCTGGTCATCGCGGTCACTCCCGGCTTCGCCAGCATCGGCGCCGCTGCGCCCCTGATCCTGCTGCTCGCCCGCATCCTGCAAGGCCTGTCGGTGGGCGGGGAGTACGGGGCCAGCGCCACCTACATGTCCGAGATGGCCGGCAAGGCCCGTCGCGGGTTCTGGTCCAGCTTCCAGTACGTGACCCTGATCGCCGGGCAGCTGATCGCCCTGGGCGTGCTGATCCTGCTGCAACGGGTCATGCCCGCCGACGCCCTGGCCGACTGGGGCTGGCGCATCCCGTTCTTCATCGGCGCGGCCCTGGCCGTGATCGTGTTCTGGATCCGTCGCGGGCTGGAAGAGAGCGCGGCTTTCACCAACGCCGCCGCCCCGGCGGAAAAGCGCGGCAAGACCATGATGCTGTTCCGGCATCACCCGCGCGAGACGCTGATGATCCTGGGTCTGACGGCCGGCGGCTCGCTCGGCTTCTACGCCTTCACCACCTACATGCAGAAGTTCCTGGTCAACACATCCGGCTTCTCCAAGACCGAGGCCACGGAGATCAGCGCCGGGGCGCTATTCTGCTTCATGGCCGCCCAGCCGCTGGTCGGCTGGCTGTCGGACAAGGTGGGGCGCAAGACCATGCTGGTCGGAGCGTTCGGCCTGGGGACCGTGCTGACCTGGCCGATCATGACCGCTATCGCCAGCACCGACAGCGCCTGGGCCGCGTTCGGCCTTATGCTGTCGGCCCTGCTGATCCTATCTGGCTACACGGCGATCAGCGCGGTCATCAAGGCCGAGCTGTTCCCGGTGCATGTGCGCGCCCTCGGCGTCGCCCTGCCCTACGCCCTGGCCAATGCGGTGTTCGGCGGCACGGCGGAGTCCGTGGCCCTGCTGTTCAAGCAGCAGGGGGCGGAGACCGGCTTCTACATCTATGTGGCGGCCATCATGGGCGTGGCGCTTGTCGTATCGCTGGTCCTCAAGGATACGGCCAAGCACAGCCGAATCGTGGAGGATTGA
- a CDS encoding IS481 family transposase, producing MPWKESSVMDDRLRFVARLLDKEPMSELCREFGISRKTGYKILNRYREEGACALTDRSRRPVRYANQLPDQIENRIVSLKREKPHWGARKIRELLVRRLDGDFKIPAISTVHAVLDRHSLVERARRRKRATGTPLSAGAAPNALWCVDFKGEFKLGNGRYCYPLTVTDHASRYLLLCEALDSTRQDPVLAAFEHLFRERGLPRAIRSDNGVPFASPNALFNLSKLSVWWLRRGIDIERIKPGCPQQNGRHERMHRTLKRETTRPPGRNSLQQQARFDSFVGEFNDQRPHEALAMKFPAEVYAASERPYLGLPPLTYPLHDRDALITACGRLCMYRKRINISTVLAGQKVGIKEVDDGIWLVSFMDYDLGYVDLEQKTLQPLGNPFGPRLSPMS from the coding sequence ATGCCGTGGAAAGAGAGTTCGGTGATGGACGACCGACTTCGCTTTGTGGCGCGTCTGTTGGACAAGGAGCCGATGAGCGAGCTGTGCCGAGAGTTCGGGATATCTCGTAAAACCGGCTACAAGATCCTCAATCGGTACCGGGAAGAAGGCGCCTGTGCGCTGACTGACCGATCGCGACGGCCAGTGCGCTACGCCAACCAACTGCCCGATCAGATCGAGAACCGCATCGTCAGCCTCAAGCGCGAGAAGCCGCATTGGGGCGCGCGCAAGATTCGAGAGCTGCTGGTCAGGCGGCTGGATGGTGACTTCAAGATCCCGGCGATCAGCACGGTGCATGCTGTGTTGGACCGCCACAGCCTGGTGGAGCGCGCCAGGCGCCGCAAACGGGCGACAGGCACGCCCTTGTCAGCCGGGGCGGCTCCTAACGCCCTGTGGTGCGTCGACTTCAAAGGCGAGTTCAAGCTCGGCAACGGCCGCTACTGCTATCCGCTGACCGTCACCGACCACGCCTCGCGCTACCTGCTGCTGTGCGAAGCCCTGGACTCCACACGTCAGGACCCTGTGCTGGCGGCCTTCGAGCATCTGTTTCGGGAGCGCGGCCTGCCTCGGGCGATCCGATCGGACAACGGGGTCCCGTTCGCCAGTCCCAACGCCCTGTTCAACCTGTCCAAGCTGTCGGTCTGGTGGCTGCGCCGGGGCATCGATATCGAGCGCATCAAGCCGGGCTGCCCGCAGCAGAACGGTCGTCACGAGCGTATGCACCGCACGCTCAAGCGGGAGACCACGCGCCCGCCAGGTCGCAACAGCCTGCAGCAGCAGGCCCGCTTCGACAGCTTCGTCGGTGAGTTCAACGACCAGCGGCCGCATGAGGCCCTGGCGATGAAGTTTCCCGCCGAGGTCTACGCTGCGTCAGAGCGTCCGTACCTGGGGCTCCCGCCGCTCACCTACCCGCTGCACGACCGCGACGCGCTGATCACCGCCTGCGGGCGACTGTGCATGTACCGAAAGCGGATCAACATCTCGACCGTCCTGGCGGGGCAGAAGGTCGGCATCAAGGAAGTCGACGACGGCATATGGCTCGTCAGCTTCATGGATTACGATCTGGGCTACGTCGATTTGGAGCAGAAGACCTTGCAACCCCTGGGCAATCCGTTCGGCCCGAGATTGTCACCCATGTCTTAG
- a CDS encoding 3'-5' exonuclease — protein sequence MAQALEASGQYRVLRKLEALPSRPAPAGVTLRQGVILDVETTGVDPARDEIIEIAMLPFTYGTDGEVYEVLPPFQALRQPSKPISAEITRITGISNEMVEGKTMDARDLAAFIAPAALIIAHNAGFDRKFVERFCEAFSSKAWACSMREVAWAEEGFEGVKLAYLAASCGYFYEKHRATSDCEATLELLRRRLGSGRTALDHLLESARKPSWRIWAENSPFDLKDLLKTRGYRWNGEPNGLPKSWYVDVVDDAREAELDFLRAEIYRAPDFTPLMKRITAFERHSGRY from the coding sequence ATGGCCCAGGCCCTGGAGGCCAGCGGCCAGTACCGCGTCCTGCGCAAGCTGGAGGCCCTGCCCTCCCGCCCCGCGCCGGCGGGGGTCACCCTGCGCCAGGGCGTGATCCTCGACGTGGAGACCACCGGCGTCGATCCGGCCCGCGACGAGATCATCGAGATCGCCATGCTCCCCTTCACCTACGGGACCGACGGCGAGGTCTATGAGGTGCTGCCGCCCTTCCAGGCCCTGCGCCAGCCGTCCAAGCCGATCAGCGCAGAGATCACCCGCATCACCGGCATCAGCAACGAGATGGTCGAGGGCAAGACCATGGACGCCCGCGACCTGGCGGCCTTCATCGCCCCCGCCGCCCTGATCATCGCCCACAACGCCGGCTTCGACCGCAAGTTCGTGGAGCGGTTCTGCGAGGCGTTCTCCTCCAAGGCCTGGGCCTGCTCCATGCGCGAGGTCGCCTGGGCGGAGGAAGGGTTCGAGGGGGTGAAGCTGGCCTATCTCGCCGCGTCTTGCGGGTACTTCTATGAGAAGCACCGCGCCACCAGCGACTGCGAGGCGACGCTGGAGCTGCTGCGCCGCCGGCTGGGCTCGGGCCGCACGGCCCTGGACCACCTTCTGGAGTCCGCCCGCAAGCCGAGCTGGCGTATCTGGGCCGAGAACTCGCCCTTCGACCTGAAAGACCTGCTGAAGACCCGCGGCTACCGCTGGAACGGCGAGCCCAACGGCCTGCCCAAGTCCTGGTATGTGGACGTAGTCGACGACGCCCGCGAAGCGGAGCTGGACTTCCTGCGCGCCGAAATCTACCGCGCGCCGGACTTCACGCCGCTGATGAAGAGGATCACCGCGTTCGAACGGCATTCGGGGCGATATTGA
- a CDS encoding DUF5985 family protein, with product MSFFGPTAVYLLCLITSAVCALLLARAWFASRSRLLLWTAISFALLAVNNLFLVADLVWLPDVYLLPYRRITSFAALGVLLYGFVWETDR from the coding sequence GTGAGTTTCTTCGGACCCACGGCGGTCTATCTGCTGTGTCTGATCACCAGCGCGGTGTGCGCCCTGCTGCTGGCCCGGGCCTGGTTCGCCAGCCGCTCGCGCCTGCTGCTGTGGACGGCGATCAGCTTCGCCCTGCTGGCGGTCAACAACCTGTTCCTGGTGGCCGACCTGGTCTGGCTGCCTGACGTCTATCTGCTGCCCTATCGCCGGATCACCTCCTTTGCGGCGCTGGGGGTGCTGCTCTATGGGTTTGTCTGGGAGACCGACCGGTGA
- a CDS encoding SDR family oxidoreductase produces the protein MTNPTQDAHTARTDLKGRRVIVTGGTTGIGRAIAILLASEGARLFIFGREERPLNDALHAIRAVGDEAHGVTADVSKPEDVERVFQAADEALGGLDVLVNNAAIWGEALAEMEEWRYSIETNLVGFMACARAAVERLIQGQDGQMVFIGSVSAIQRGPDSSVYVAAKSGIQGFSHSFRKEVAKQGLRVTLIEPGLVGSDLVESSPAEQREQIAAMKMLRAEDIAVGVHYALTQPVRCNVVAMQIEPLHQE, from the coding sequence ATGACCAATCCCACCCAGGACGCACACACCGCCCGCACCGACCTGAAAGGACGCCGGGTCATCGTCACCGGCGGCACCACGGGCATCGGCCGCGCCATCGCCATCCTGCTGGCTAGCGAGGGCGCGCGCCTGTTCATCTTCGGTCGCGAGGAGCGTCCGCTGAACGATGCGCTGCACGCCATCCGCGCCGTCGGCGACGAAGCCCACGGCGTGACCGCCGACGTCTCCAAGCCCGAGGATGTTGAGCGCGTCTTCCAGGCCGCCGACGAGGCGCTGGGCGGCCTCGACGTGCTGGTCAACAACGCCGCCATCTGGGGTGAGGCCTTGGCCGAGATGGAGGAGTGGCGCTACTCGATCGAGACCAACCTCGTCGGCTTCATGGCTTGCGCGCGGGCGGCGGTGGAGCGGCTGATCCAGGGCCAAGATGGCCAGATGGTGTTCATCGGCTCGGTCAGCGCCATCCAGCGCGGCCCGGACTCCTCGGTCTATGTGGCGGCCAAGTCCGGCATCCAGGGCTTCTCCCATTCCTTCCGCAAGGAGGTCGCCAAGCAGGGGCTTCGCGTCACCCTGATCGAGCCCGGCCTGGTCGGCAGCGACCTGGTGGAATCCTCGCCCGCCGAGCAGCGCGAGCAGATCGCCGCCATGAAGATGCTGCGGGCCGAGGACATCGCCGTCGGCGTCCACTACGCCCTGACCCAGCCGGTCCGCTGCAACGTCGTCGCCATGCAGATCGAGCCCCTGCACCAGGAATAG
- the msrA gene encoding peptide-methionine (S)-S-oxide reductase MsrA: MLFAKKNLDLPTQADALPGRPQAIPTAETHFINRRALKGPYPDGLETAVFGMGCFWGVERVFWNLPGVYVTAAGYAGGITPNPTYEEACSGKTGHTEVVQVVYDPKVITYDALLKTFWENHDPTQGMRQGNDIGTQYRSAIYVGNDAQAATAAASKAAYQQALSEKGLGAITTEIVEAGPFYFAEDYHQQYLAKNPNGYCGIGGTGVVCPIGVGVEA, translated from the coding sequence ATGCTGTTCGCCAAGAAGAACCTGGACCTGCCGACGCAAGCCGACGCCCTGCCGGGCCGGCCGCAGGCGATCCCCACCGCCGAGACCCACTTCATCAACCGCCGCGCCCTCAAGGGCCCGTACCCGGACGGTCTGGAGACCGCCGTGTTCGGCATGGGCTGCTTCTGGGGCGTGGAGCGCGTCTTCTGGAACCTGCCGGGCGTCTATGTGACCGCCGCCGGCTATGCGGGCGGGATCACCCCGAACCCGACCTATGAGGAAGCCTGCAGCGGCAAGACCGGCCACACCGAGGTGGTGCAGGTGGTCTATGACCCCAAAGTCATCACCTATGACGCCCTGCTGAAGACCTTTTGGGAAAACCACGACCCGACCCAGGGCATGCGCCAAGGCAACGACATCGGCACCCAGTACCGGTCGGCCATCTATGTCGGCAACGACGCCCAGGCCGCTACCGCCGCCGCGTCCAAGGCCGCCTATCAGCAGGCCTTGTCCGAAAAGGGCCTGGGCGCGATCACCACCGAGATCGTCGAGGCCGGCCCGTTCTACTTCGCCGAGGACTATCACCAGCAGTATCTGGCCAAGAACCCGAACGGCTACTGCGGCATCGGCGGCACGGGCGTCGTCTGCCCGATCGGCGTCGGCGTCGAGGCGTGA
- a CDS encoding DUF599 domain-containing protein, translated as MPLFDIAVLCLFLFCWLFYEPLLRWLGQHNGAINTDMTIVRRGWMSEMASREITLLDGQLLGHAINSASFFASSNLLLIAAAAGVLFGGDSTWKSIEGLAVLAPATRMLFEAKLALVLVALARGLLDFIWSIRQMNYCLAAIGAAPQDAPPELAKAYGEATARLLNPALSAFNAGVRGYYFALAGAAWLLGPIAFLAATSGAMFLLVWRQRRSRAAAAIREIRVLLESAPHPAERPRPERSEKS; from the coding sequence ATGCCGCTGTTCGACATCGCCGTCCTTTGCCTCTTCCTGTTCTGCTGGCTGTTCTATGAGCCGCTGCTGCGCTGGCTCGGACAGCACAACGGCGCGATCAACACCGACATGACCATCGTCCGGCGCGGCTGGATGAGCGAGATGGCCAGCCGGGAGATCACCCTGCTGGACGGCCAGCTGCTGGGCCACGCCATCAACTCCGCCTCGTTCTTCGCCTCGTCCAACCTGCTGCTGATCGCAGCGGCGGCGGGCGTGCTGTTCGGCGGCGACAGCACCTGGAAGAGCATCGAGGGCCTGGCGGTCCTGGCCCCGGCCACGCGGATGCTGTTTGAGGCCAAGCTGGCCCTGGTGCTGGTGGCCCTAGCGCGCGGCCTGCTCGATTTCATCTGGTCGATCCGGCAGATGAACTACTGCCTGGCCGCCATCGGCGCCGCCCCGCAGGACGCGCCGCCCGAACTGGCAAAGGCCTATGGCGAGGCGACGGCGCGGCTGCTGAACCCGGCCCTGTCGGCGTTCAACGCCGGGGTGCGCGGCTACTACTTCGCCCTGGCGGGCGCCGCTTGGCTGCTGGGTCCCATCGCCTTCCTGGCGGCGACCAGCGGGGCCATGTTCCTGCTGGTGTGGCGGCAGCGGCGCAGCCGAGCCGCAGCGGCGATCCGCGAGATCCGCGTGCTGCTGGAAAGCGCGCCGCATCCGGCCGAGCGTCCCCGGCCGGAGCGGTCAGAGAAGTCCTAG
- a CDS encoding LysR family transcriptional regulator — MVLTRSAITHPIRNLQYHFGVRLFSREGRSVRLRRRGRPIWMR, encoded by the coding sequence ATGGTACTGACCCGGTCGGCCATCACTCACCCGATCCGCAATCTGCAGTATCACTTCGGCGTCCGGCTGTTCAGCCGCGAGGGGCGCAGCGTGCGCCTGCGCCGGAGGGGGCGACCTATCTGGATGCGGTGA